In the Girardinichthys multiradiatus isolate DD_20200921_A chromosome 4, DD_fGirMul_XY1, whole genome shotgun sequence genome, one interval contains:
- the tnfaip8l3 gene encoding tumor necrosis factor alpha-induced protein 8-like protein 3 produces the protein MRRRRRKLRKRRKPKRTAQQTSSIPLTTPKIQADRESREGEKHQKLHFYVSFFFSGLRTALFSEEERDQEGRGLRELLQPPCVLKGKMDSDSGEQSDGDISAGQESFNSRSLALQAQKKILSKMATMAVANMLTDDTSSEILDELYKATREFTKNKKEAHKIIKDVIKIALKIGILYRNHQFSPDELDTVERFKKKMNQAAMTAVSFYEVEYTFDRNILAELLLECRDLLHTLVVGHLTARSHARIDHVFNHFANGDFLVELYGDGEEYRISLRKICNGINKLLDEGTL, from the exons ATGAGAAGGAGAAGAAGGAAACTGAGGAAGCGCAGAAAACCCAAGAGGACAGCTCAGCAAACCAGCAGCATTCCTCTCACAACTCCAAAGATCCAGGCTGATAGAGAAAGCAGAGAGGGAGAAAAACACCAGAAGTTGCATTTCTATGtctccttttttttctctgggTTAAGAACCGCGCTCTTCTCTGAGGAGGAAAGAGACCAAGAAGGAAGAGGACTAAGAGAGCTTCTGCAGCCTCCTTGTGTCCTGAAGGGGAAGATGGATTCAGACTCTGGAGAGCAAAGTGATGGAGACATCTCAGCAG GACAGGAGAGCTTCAACTCTCGCTCACTGGCCCTGCAGGCACAGAAGAAGATCCTGAGCAAGATGGCAACCATGGCGGTGGCCAACATGCTTACGGATGACACCAGTAGTGAGATCCTGGATGAGCTCTACAAAGCAACTCGAGAGTTCACCAAGAACAAGAAAGAGGCACACAAGATCATCAAGGACGTGATCAAGATAGCCCTGAAGATTGGCATCTTATATCGTAACCACCAGTTCAGTCCAGATGAGCTGGACACAGTGGAGCGCTTCAAGAAGAAGATGAACCAGGCGGCCATGACGGCGGTGTCATTTTACGAGGTGGAATACACCTTTGACAGGAATATTCTGGCGGAGCTCCTGCTGGAGTGCAGGGACCTGCTTCACACCCTGGTTGTGGGGCACCTGACCGCTCGCTCACACGCACGCATTGATCACGTTTTCAACCATTTCGCCAACGGGGATTTCCTGGTGGAGCTGTATGGGGACGGAGAGGAGTACAGAATATCCCTGAGGAAGATCTGTAATGGCATCAACAAACTGCTGGATGAAGGAACGCTTTAA